Proteins encoded by one window of Candidatus Sumerlaea chitinivorans:
- a CDS encoding Foldase protein PrsA precursor has product MRGVMIAVLFVVVPSFVVFYGWQRRTGRGGMPEGVAATIKFGMRDKVEVGKADVAVARQYLIGRLQAYSQLSGQPIDQKVIEEVATPKAVVREAINLKFLEHFARQNGIVVTESDVIEDLKRQIPPEQRDFFIQMIERRTGMTFDDYVLRMRYSLLLQRIREVLAAQTRVSVYDAWLEYKKRNEKLVVDFVRLAVSDYFDKVKVDEATLKRYYEEHRQDFEVPDQVVYAYLLVRKSDLKTSVTVTDDDITSYYAAHEEDFRLPPKVKVREIFLARPRSTPDKPLSREELTSRTEEVRRRAQDLYQQIVKGEDFAALADRYSEATEFPPREKDEQTTSSDEQTTAGGNLGFISRTTAKTFYGDVWTSTVFNLAVGALHPPIETARGFHIVKVEARKEGTLQPLEKVRDLVRERVLEEKVQPLFEQMGEELRKNSQKFTSLEKLAEVTSQTVRVTDRVNKGTLFIQGIGFLGDFQEAIMDLQKGGRSDVLSDANRHLVIELRQEFPAHIPEFDAIRDRVEKAYRDAQARELALADAQKIRDRAVNLEGLRTAAKDFGLTVTRSAPFKRSEVATFVGDIPNFEEVSLKLKTGQTELSPLGNEQRPVGYIVWHLTERTPPSQEEFRNELPKITAELLDRRVEVLISEYLRDQWQKLGSAIKIDPAFQ; this is encoded by the coding sequence ATGCGCGGCGTCATGATCGCCGTCTTATTTGTTGTTGTTCCCTCTTTCGTGGTTTTTTACGGATGGCAGAGACGTACCGGGCGCGGCGGCATGCCCGAGGGTGTCGCCGCTACCATCAAGTTTGGCATGCGTGATAAGGTCGAGGTCGGCAAAGCTGATGTTGCGGTCGCCCGCCAATACCTCATTGGCCGTTTGCAGGCTTACTCTCAGCTCTCTGGCCAGCCGATTGACCAAAAGGTCATTGAGGAAGTCGCCACCCCCAAGGCGGTTGTCCGTGAAGCAATCAATTTGAAATTTCTGGAACATTTTGCACGCCAAAACGGGATCGTCGTAACCGAGTCCGATGTCATCGAGGACTTGAAGCGCCAAATCCCCCCAGAGCAACGCGACTTCTTCATTCAAATGATCGAACGCCGCACTGGAATGACGTTTGATGACTACGTCCTACGGATGCGCTATAGCCTCCTCCTGCAGCGGATCCGCGAGGTCTTGGCTGCACAGACTCGGGTGTCGGTCTACGATGCGTGGCTTGAATATAAGAAACGCAATGAAAAGCTTGTCGTCGATTTCGTGCGCTTAGCCGTCTCGGATTACTTCGATAAGGTCAAGGTAGACGAGGCAACCCTAAAGCGCTATTACGAGGAGCATCGTCAAGACTTCGAGGTTCCCGATCAGGTTGTGTATGCCTATCTTCTGGTTCGCAAGAGCGACCTGAAAACCTCGGTGACTGTCACCGATGACGACATCACTTCCTACTACGCCGCACACGAAGAAGATTTCCGGCTACCGCCTAAGGTCAAAGTTCGCGAGATCTTCCTTGCCCGGCCGCGTTCGACGCCGGACAAGCCCTTATCCCGTGAGGAGCTCACTTCGCGTACGGAAGAGGTGCGTCGGCGGGCGCAGGATCTTTACCAGCAGATTGTCAAAGGTGAGGATTTTGCCGCGTTGGCCGATCGCTATTCCGAGGCCACGGAGTTCCCCCCGCGTGAAAAGGATGAGCAGACGACATCGAGCGATGAGCAGACAACGGCGGGTGGCAACTTAGGTTTCATTTCCCGCACGACTGCAAAAACCTTCTACGGAGACGTGTGGACCTCTACGGTTTTCAACCTCGCGGTGGGCGCCTTGCATCCTCCCATTGAAACGGCGCGAGGATTTCACATCGTGAAGGTCGAAGCTCGTAAAGAGGGGACCCTCCAACCTTTGGAAAAAGTCCGTGATTTGGTTCGCGAGCGAGTGCTCGAAGAGAAGGTCCAGCCCCTGTTTGAACAGATGGGCGAGGAATTGCGCAAGAATAGCCAGAAATTCACAAGCCTCGAGAAGCTGGCTGAAGTCACGAGCCAGACCGTGCGCGTTACCGACCGTGTCAATAAAGGAACCCTATTCATTCAAGGGATCGGGTTCCTTGGCGACTTCCAGGAAGCAATCATGGATCTCCAGAAAGGCGGCCGTTCAGACGTCCTGTCGGATGCAAACCGACATTTGGTCATCGAGCTCCGACAGGAATTCCCGGCACATATTCCAGAGTTCGACGCGATTCGTGATCGTGTAGAAAAAGCTTATCGCGATGCGCAAGCGCGAGAACTCGCCTTGGCTGATGCTCAGAAGATTCGTGACCGAGCGGTCAACCTCGAAGGGCTGCGCACCGCTGCCAAGGACTTTGGCCTGACGGTGACCCGAAGTGCCCCCTTCAAGCGCTCCGAGGTGGCCACATTTGTGGGGGATATTCCCAACTTTGAAGAAGTCTCTCTAAAGCTTAAAACCGGCCAGACCGAGCTATCGCCTTTAGGAAACGAGCAACGGCCAGTCGGCTATATCGTGTGGCATTTGACCGAGCGAACTCCACCCTCGCAGGAGGAATTCCGAAACGAATTGCCAAAGATTACAGCCGAGCTTCTGGATCGCCGGGTTGAGGTTCTTATTTCGGAATACTTGCGTGACCAGTGGCAAAAGCTTGGCTCTGCGATCAAAATCGACCCTGCATTCCAATAA
- a CDS encoding Type IV pilus retraction ATPase PilT, with protein sequence MNFDALLLGAKKVRASDIHLMEDQAPFFRINGDLKKVEIPPINHKEIHEILHRMMPHHLLRELESQRGCDFSYQLGNDLRFRCVAYYSMGKLGIVMRLIPMKIPTIEELQLPDVLKTIARNPRGMILLTGMTGSGKSTTLAAMLDYVNEIEASRIITIEDPIEYVYVNKKSVISQREVGKDVPDFNVALRQAMRMDPDIILVGEMRDCETIRVAIKAAETGHLVMSTLHTTSAVHTVQRIIGYFPENEHDLLREQLSLNLKASITQRLVKRADGTGRIAAMEIMVVNSTIAKLIRENRIPDIFSVIKGRDDGMRTFDQALADLVRDNIITFDEGAAYCEDFFAYKRFVAGIMSTGDKGAIIA encoded by the coding sequence ATGAACTTTGATGCCCTGCTTCTCGGAGCAAAAAAGGTCCGTGCATCGGACATTCACTTGATGGAAGATCAGGCGCCATTTTTCCGCATCAACGGCGATCTGAAGAAAGTCGAAATTCCTCCGATCAATCACAAGGAGATCCACGAAATCCTACACCGCATGATGCCCCATCATCTTCTCCGCGAGCTTGAAAGCCAGCGGGGGTGCGACTTTAGTTATCAGTTGGGCAACGATTTGCGCTTCCGGTGCGTTGCCTACTACTCTATGGGGAAGCTCGGTATCGTGATGCGTCTCATCCCGATGAAGATTCCAACGATTGAGGAGCTCCAACTGCCCGATGTTCTCAAGACAATCGCGCGTAACCCCCGTGGAATGATCCTGCTGACGGGAATGACGGGTTCGGGGAAGTCCACTACCCTTGCTGCTATGCTCGATTACGTAAACGAAATCGAAGCCTCCCGTATCATCACGATCGAGGACCCGATCGAGTATGTTTACGTGAACAAGAAATCGGTGATCAGCCAACGTGAAGTGGGTAAAGACGTTCCAGACTTCAACGTCGCACTTCGTCAGGCCATGCGTATGGACCCCGACATCATTCTCGTGGGCGAAATGCGCGATTGTGAAACGATCCGCGTTGCTATTAAGGCGGCCGAAACCGGGCACCTGGTCATGTCTACACTTCACACAACCAGCGCGGTCCACACGGTTCAGCGAATCATCGGCTACTTCCCAGAAAATGAACACGATCTGCTGCGTGAACAGCTCTCCCTAAACCTGAAAGCCTCGATTACGCAGCGTCTTGTGAAGCGCGCCGATGGAACGGGCCGAATTGCCGCCATGGAGATCATGGTGGTGAACTCGACTATCGCCAAGCTTATCCGCGAGAACCGAATCCCAGATATTTTCTCCGTCATCAAGGGCCGTGATGACGGAATGCGCACTTTTGATCAGGCACTTGCAGACCTCGTGCGCGACAACATCATCACTTTCGACGAGGGCGCGGCGTATTGCGAGGACTTCTTCGCCTACAAGCGCTTTGTAGCAGGCATTATGTCCACCGGCGACAAAGGAGCCATCATCGCGTAG
- a CDS encoding Type IV fimbrial assembly protein PilC has translation MKMLKEQGLTPTTIQLSAASADVQSTARRKQKLKRGRATIEDLVLLARQLATMIRAGLPLIEVLNILGDQVEKLVLRNVLRQIERDVAAGSSLYEALARHPSVFNQFFLSMVKAGEASGMLDAILDQVATYLEKSASIRRKVKSAIMYPAVVSVFAVLIMTLIMWKVVPVFEEIFEGLGGSLPVLTQFVISVSRFIRDRWYIALAGLIAVIVLFNQWSKTKVGRYRIDSMKLRLPIFGPLLLKVAIARFSRSLGTLMRAGVNILGALEIVAKTAGNVVIEEAIYKTKASIQGGESLTKPLVESGVFPPMVTRMIEVGERTGALENMLHKIAEYYEDQVDAAVSGLTSLIEPLLIIFLGGAIGIVVISMFLPLIKMLELVQSGGKQR, from the coding sequence GTGAAGATGCTCAAAGAACAGGGGCTGACCCCAACTACCATCCAATTGTCAGCCGCATCGGCAGATGTGCAAAGTACGGCGCGCCGTAAGCAAAAGCTTAAAAGAGGCCGGGCTACAATCGAGGATCTAGTGCTTCTTGCCCGACAGTTGGCAACGATGATCCGAGCTGGTTTGCCACTCATCGAGGTGTTGAACATTCTCGGTGATCAGGTCGAAAAGCTGGTCTTGCGAAATGTCCTACGGCAAATCGAGCGCGACGTTGCCGCTGGAAGTTCGCTTTATGAGGCGTTAGCGCGCCATCCCAGTGTCTTCAATCAGTTCTTCCTGAGCATGGTCAAGGCCGGTGAAGCCAGCGGTATGTTGGACGCCATCCTTGATCAGGTGGCTACGTATTTGGAGAAATCGGCATCGATCCGCCGTAAGGTCAAATCCGCCATCATGTATCCAGCCGTCGTGAGCGTGTTTGCGGTTCTTATTATGACCCTCATCATGTGGAAAGTGGTGCCGGTTTTTGAGGAGATCTTTGAAGGGCTGGGGGGAAGCCTACCAGTTCTCACGCAGTTTGTGATTTCCGTCAGCCGCTTCATTCGGGACCGGTGGTATATCGCGTTGGCGGGACTGATCGCGGTCATTGTGCTCTTCAATCAGTGGAGCAAAACCAAAGTCGGACGCTACCGCATCGATTCGATGAAGCTGCGGCTCCCGATTTTTGGGCCGCTGTTGCTCAAGGTGGCAATTGCGCGCTTTAGTCGCTCGCTCGGCACGCTCATGCGCGCCGGTGTTAACATTCTGGGCGCTCTCGAAATTGTGGCCAAAACCGCGGGCAACGTGGTGATTGAAGAAGCAATTTACAAGACCAAGGCGAGCATCCAAGGAGGCGAGAGCCTTACGAAGCCCTTGGTGGAATCGGGAGTTTTCCCACCAATGGTTACCCGCATGATCGAAGTGGGGGAACGAACCGGTGCGCTTGAAAATATGCTCCACAAGATCGCGGAATATTACGAAGATCAGGTGGACGCCGCAGTCTCGGGCTTGACGAGCTTGATTGAACCCCTCCTCATCATCTTTTTGGGTGGAGCAATCGGTATTGTCGTGATCTCGATGTTCCTACCACTGATCAAAATGCTTGAGCTGGTACAGTCTGGCGGAAAACAGAGATAA
- a CDS encoding putative conserved integral membrane protein — translation MLQQETPQAPTVTPRYLYVALWALSVAYFAYYYVYKPFSMHGVDFTVLWRAAENFVHGRSVYAEPPILVGADGWEVFKYPQFSALLFSWLAFLPFEIAEWCWKGLLLAAVVVSTWVTYRWVSEADNEVTSLAAPKPLLDRRLLLPLVALSISMFSPLSWALQLGQVGPLLALLLLLHFWLLHRKHELLAGSVWALSVLVKVVPIAMVVYYVAFRRWRFLLGALGTGAFYLLALLVLGRLHDEWDYVVRVAPDIAALTKHVSRSLSHFGELVASGMFPTESAWMQRIERGIIGGAALLYVLSAAWLAYRRVNQEAALASAVVGLIVISPVVEGHHFVVLLPALAVQARMWLLGQIQPTQGLIIVLAWLPIFVATLFHQYTTALFQQFIPTLSSFVLWLSSIWAAFSTSGRRTQ, via the coding sequence ATGCTTCAGCAAGAGACTCCGCAAGCACCGACAGTAACCCCTCGGTACCTGTACGTCGCCTTGTGGGCCCTTTCCGTGGCCTATTTTGCGTACTACTATGTGTACAAACCGTTCTCCATGCACGGGGTCGATTTTACGGTTCTTTGGCGTGCGGCAGAGAATTTCGTTCATGGGCGGTCGGTTTATGCCGAGCCCCCCATTCTGGTCGGCGCGGATGGTTGGGAGGTTTTCAAATATCCCCAATTTAGTGCCCTCCTATTCTCGTGGTTAGCATTTCTTCCATTCGAAATCGCGGAGTGGTGTTGGAAAGGTCTGCTCTTGGCCGCGGTCGTTGTTTCTACGTGGGTAACGTACCGGTGGGTGAGTGAGGCCGACAACGAGGTGACGTCCTTGGCCGCGCCGAAGCCACTTCTGGATCGTAGGCTGCTACTACCGCTTGTCGCCCTATCCATTAGTATGTTTTCTCCACTGTCTTGGGCTCTCCAACTCGGGCAGGTTGGCCCGCTCCTTGCTTTGCTCCTCTTGCTTCATTTTTGGCTGTTGCATCGCAAACACGAGCTTCTCGCTGGGAGTGTTTGGGCCCTCAGCGTTCTGGTCAAAGTGGTACCAATTGCCATGGTAGTTTACTATGTTGCGTTTCGGCGCTGGCGATTTCTCCTAGGTGCACTGGGCACAGGTGCGTTCTATCTCTTGGCGCTTTTAGTGTTAGGCCGGCTCCATGACGAATGGGACTATGTGGTCCGCGTGGCCCCAGACATTGCGGCACTCACTAAGCACGTCTCCCGCTCGCTCAGTCACTTCGGTGAGCTTGTCGCTTCCGGTATGTTCCCGACAGAGAGCGCATGGATGCAACGCATCGAACGTGGGATCATTGGTGGGGCGGCGTTGCTTTACGTGCTAAGCGCGGCGTGGCTAGCCTATCGTCGGGTAAATCAGGAGGCCGCTCTTGCAAGCGCCGTCGTCGGACTCATCGTGATCTCGCCGGTGGTTGAGGGGCACCATTTTGTGGTCCTGCTGCCAGCTCTCGCTGTCCAAGCACGCATGTGGCTTCTTGGTCAGATCCAACCTACCCAGGGCCTTATCATTGTACTCGCCTGGTTGCCAATCTTTGTGGCCACACTCTTCCACCAGTACACGACCGCACTCTTTCAGCAATTTATCCCTACCCTGTCGAGCTTCGTACTGTGGTTGAGTTCGATCTGGGCGGCTTTTAGCACATCAGGTCGTCGCACCCAATAA
- a CDS encoding Ribosomal RNA small subunit methyltransferase E, which translates to MSERFHIGNQRVEIGMLLTLDEEESHHLARVMRIRSGATVRLFGDGREYDAIIRDVGRRVTVEVLAERSPLSPPRISLTLAIPWLRGGRTEFLIQKLTELGAERVIVYHADRQVMRPEPEKLERLRRVAIEACKQCERAEVPRIETVANLEEVLATPLPVGGLRVVAAERSDAPRMSEILQTWFSQFRPYNEQRPACLIITGPEGGFSPDELSACEGRSQFVSLGPRILRADTAPIVGAVLALAAAEEI; encoded by the coding sequence ATGAGCGAGCGTTTCCACATTGGAAATCAACGTGTGGAGATAGGCATGCTTCTCACGCTCGACGAAGAGGAGTCGCACCATTTGGCGAGAGTGATGCGTATTCGGAGTGGTGCCACGGTACGGCTGTTTGGGGACGGGCGTGAGTATGATGCCATCATTCGCGACGTTGGCCGGCGCGTGACGGTGGAAGTGCTGGCAGAACGCTCCCCGCTGAGCCCACCCCGGATTAGTCTGACCTTGGCGATCCCATGGCTCCGAGGTGGACGCACTGAATTTCTTATTCAAAAGCTCACCGAGTTAGGGGCAGAGCGCGTAATCGTGTATCACGCTGACCGACAAGTTATGCGGCCGGAGCCAGAGAAACTGGAGAGGCTCAGACGTGTCGCGATCGAAGCGTGTAAGCAATGCGAGCGCGCTGAGGTGCCTCGCATCGAGACGGTCGCCAATTTGGAAGAGGTTCTTGCCACTCCCTTGCCGGTCGGTGGGCTACGCGTGGTGGCTGCAGAGCGCAGCGATGCCCCACGCATGTCCGAGATTCTTCAAACATGGTTTAGCCAATTTCGCCCATACAATGAACAACGGCCCGCTTGTTTGATCATCACGGGCCCGGAAGGTGGATTTTCCCCTGATGAACTCTCGGCGTGTGAGGGGCGATCTCAATTTGTCTCGCTTGGGCCACGCATCCTCAGGGCTGATACCGCTCCCATCGTCGGGGCCGTTCTCGCCCTTGCTGCAGCGGAGGAAATATGA
- a CDS encoding putative two-component sensor histidine kinase produces MMSVAPQTTTRWVYALAMVLLAASLAILWHLLTRFEKELQSNLERIQRVFSDETLLKNPGDSNINFGAIEELVEKYRGSQYVRSMTITKLFGKREHIVYPYYLPALFARSSQEVLPAFASDLDPKHGTFRGHPLPWRLPTDAVRLPLMARGHVLGYLYARVDRSPLRSVQLAIALLTVLLAVTISVFLLQFRKQASVISRTTIELEEKRQELVRLERLALAGQLSANILHDLKKPVLNIKSELEEFDADGQQQAPLAEVVQRMREQVGVFLSILREGNLERFVRGEGETEWLSINEAIERSLALVRYERGAVQHKLQLCPDLPPVFGVPVRLVQVFSNLILNAYQAMNGKGTLTIRTAREGNHIAVEISDTGPGIPAEALDKIFRPFYSTKPAEVGTGLGLYITRDIIEEMGGRIYVTSHEGGTTFRIEFPVV; encoded by the coding sequence ATGATGAGTGTGGCGCCTCAAACAACAACCCGATGGGTTTACGCGCTCGCGATGGTGCTCCTCGCCGCCAGCTTGGCAATTCTATGGCACCTGCTGACACGGTTTGAGAAGGAACTCCAAAGCAATCTGGAACGCATACAGCGCGTCTTCTCGGATGAAACTCTGCTGAAGAACCCCGGCGATTCCAACATCAACTTTGGTGCAATCGAGGAACTCGTCGAGAAGTATCGGGGGTCGCAATACGTGCGATCGATGACAATCACGAAACTATTTGGGAAGCGCGAACACATAGTGTATCCCTACTACTTGCCGGCGCTTTTCGCTCGGTCTTCCCAGGAGGTTTTGCCGGCATTTGCCAGCGATCTGGATCCAAAGCATGGCACATTTCGAGGGCATCCCCTCCCCTGGCGCTTGCCTACGGATGCTGTCCGCCTTCCCCTCATGGCGCGGGGACACGTTTTGGGATATCTCTACGCCCGTGTGGACCGTAGTCCGCTGCGCAGTGTCCAGCTTGCGATTGCGTTGCTGACAGTTTTATTAGCAGTCACAATAAGCGTGTTCCTTCTTCAGTTCCGCAAGCAAGCCTCCGTCATTTCTCGCACAACGATTGAATTGGAAGAGAAGCGGCAAGAATTGGTGCGGCTCGAACGGTTGGCTCTGGCCGGGCAGTTGAGCGCAAATATCTTGCATGATCTGAAGAAGCCAGTGCTCAACATCAAGAGCGAGCTTGAAGAATTTGACGCAGATGGACAGCAGCAAGCGCCACTCGCCGAAGTGGTGCAACGCATGCGCGAGCAGGTGGGGGTCTTCCTTTCTATCCTGCGAGAAGGCAACTTGGAACGCTTTGTCCGGGGAGAGGGCGAAACGGAATGGCTCAGCATCAACGAAGCCATCGAGAGAAGTTTGGCCCTTGTCCGCTACGAACGGGGAGCCGTTCAACACAAGTTGCAACTCTGTCCAGATTTACCACCGGTTTTTGGGGTACCAGTGCGGCTGGTCCAAGTCTTCTCGAACTTAATCCTGAACGCCTATCAGGCAATGAATGGAAAAGGGACTCTCACGATTCGCACAGCTCGTGAGGGGAACCACATCGCTGTGGAGATTTCGGATACTGGACCCGGCATTCCTGCTGAGGCACTCGACAAGATTTTTCGACCTTTCTATTCAACCAAACCTGCTGAAGTAGGAACCGGCTTGGGACTGTACATTACACGCGATATCATCGAAGAAATGGGCGGAAGGATTTACGTGACGAGTCACGAGGGTGGAACGACTTTTAGGATTGAATTTCCTGTGGTCTGA
- a CDS encoding S-adenosylmethionine:tRNA ribosyltransferase-isomerase, giving the protein MRTDLFDYHLPKELIAATPAEKRDASRLLVLHRDSQTLEHAVFARLGNYLTSGDLLVINDSRVIRARLHGKRMATGGHVELLLVERHSPASNAGKDTWLVLCRPARKLKPGEMVYFANKRLTARILHYAGEGERIVEFDCPNVLEWLDQIGEVPLPPYIVQRRRELFGPRHEVLPEDVERYQTVYAREPGSVAAPTAGLHFTTELMESLKQQGVRFARVTLHVGPGTFKPVEAEEIEQHRMHVEHYSIPNETVTAIEETRRMGKRVVAVGTTVVRTLEAAADEEGRVQSGDGATDLMIVPGYRFRVIDALITNFHLPRSTLLMLVAAFAGREFVLRAYEEAVAQRYRFYSYGDAMLIL; this is encoded by the coding sequence ATGCGGACAGACCTCTTTGACTATCATTTGCCAAAAGAGCTCATCGCAGCGACACCCGCCGAAAAGCGGGATGCATCGCGCCTGCTTGTCCTTCACCGTGATTCCCAGACCCTCGAACATGCAGTGTTCGCCAGGCTGGGGAATTATCTGACCAGCGGCGATCTACTCGTGATCAACGACAGCCGGGTGATCCGGGCACGTTTGCACGGAAAACGCATGGCGACCGGCGGACACGTCGAATTGCTGTTGGTGGAGCGGCACTCACCTGCTTCGAACGCAGGGAAAGATACGTGGCTGGTTCTGTGTCGCCCAGCCCGAAAACTCAAACCGGGGGAAATGGTCTATTTTGCGAACAAGCGGCTGACGGCTCGCATCCTGCACTACGCCGGTGAGGGGGAGCGCATTGTGGAGTTCGATTGCCCGAATGTTCTTGAATGGCTTGACCAAATCGGTGAGGTGCCGCTGCCGCCCTACATTGTGCAGCGCCGGCGCGAGCTTTTTGGGCCACGCCACGAAGTCTTGCCCGAGGATGTGGAGCGCTACCAAACGGTATACGCTCGCGAACCCGGCTCAGTTGCCGCGCCGACTGCAGGGCTTCACTTTACCACTGAGCTCATGGAGTCTCTGAAACAGCAAGGCGTGCGCTTTGCGCGCGTCACCCTCCACGTCGGCCCCGGCACCTTCAAACCTGTGGAGGCCGAAGAGATCGAGCAACATCGCATGCACGTGGAGCACTATTCGATTCCGAACGAAACAGTTACTGCAATTGAAGAGACCCGACGGATGGGAAAGCGCGTCGTCGCCGTGGGGACAACGGTCGTTAGAACGCTCGAAGCCGCCGCAGACGAGGAGGGGCGGGTGCAAAGTGGCGACGGAGCGACCGATCTGATGATTGTTCCAGGCTATCGCTTTCGAGTTATTGATGCGTTGATCACCAACTTCCACTTGCCGCGCTCCACGTTGTTAATGCTGGTTGCGGCCTTTGCGGGGCGCGAATTTGTCCTGCGCGCCTACGAGGAAGCCGTAGCGCAACGCTACCGATTCTATAGCTATGGCGACGCCATGCTCATCCTTTAA
- a CDS encoding Undecaprenyl-phosphate N-acetylglucosaminyl 1-phosphate transferase: MIGYVEGVLALLVLLAFWAATLCVRVSIWAAHRFEIFARPNARASHTIPTPRLGGLGFASAFYLVLMFAQIKLRLPLSPWLIAVLVGGAWALVGGFLDDVFELKPYWKFLFQLAAAATAVVTGFCPLPVAVEQWSRTILSPILVEILAIIFTVSFILLVMNAYNFMDGMDGQAALFGALVSLAIAMPLVAFDFPYAVGQSVVLLALAGVLFAFLMFNLPTTEQPRKTFMGDSGSQFVGFVLAMAALHTCEDRNSSFPFAAAIIVLSPFLWDVLYTLIRRALRGENLLQAHRTHLYQRLLVAGWTHGRTLALNFVLWSLCFVLAQLDARFWRNESHFLRPLVWLAVLLVHAGYTLFVLFEERKARREQRV, encoded by the coding sequence ATGATCGGTTATGTTGAAGGTGTTTTAGCGCTGCTTGTGTTACTGGCTTTCTGGGCAGCGACACTTTGCGTGCGAGTTTCGATCTGGGCAGCGCATCGCTTCGAGATTTTTGCGCGTCCGAATGCCCGAGCCTCCCACACGATTCCCACTCCGCGTCTTGGCGGGCTTGGGTTTGCAAGCGCTTTTTATCTTGTCCTTATGTTCGCGCAGATTAAGTTGCGCCTTCCGTTGTCGCCGTGGCTGATTGCAGTGCTCGTCGGGGGGGCGTGGGCTTTAGTGGGTGGCTTTCTGGATGATGTCTTTGAGCTTAAGCCCTACTGGAAATTTCTATTTCAGCTTGCAGCAGCAGCAACGGCGGTGGTGACCGGGTTTTGTCCCTTGCCGGTGGCAGTCGAGCAATGGTCCCGCACCATCTTAAGTCCGATTCTGGTAGAGATCCTCGCCATCATATTCACGGTAAGCTTCATTCTGTTAGTGATGAACGCCTACAATTTTATGGATGGCATGGATGGCCAGGCGGCCTTGTTCGGGGCTTTGGTCTCTCTTGCCATTGCCATGCCGCTTGTGGCGTTTGATTTTCCATATGCAGTCGGCCAGAGCGTGGTGTTGCTGGCGTTAGCAGGCGTGCTTTTCGCGTTTCTGATGTTCAACCTGCCCACCACAGAGCAGCCGCGCAAAACCTTCATGGGGGACTCTGGGAGCCAGTTTGTCGGCTTTGTGTTGGCCATGGCAGCACTGCATACGTGCGAGGATAGAAACAGCAGCTTTCCATTTGCTGCCGCGATAATCGTCCTCAGTCCCTTTTTGTGGGATGTGCTTTATACGCTGATCCGCCGCGCCCTGCGGGGCGAGAATCTCCTCCAAGCTCATCGCACGCACCTCTATCAGCGCCTGCTTGTGGCTGGCTGGACTCACGGCCGGACCCTCGCGCTGAACTTTGTTCTCTGGAGTCTCTGCTTTGTCCTTGCCCAGCTCGATGCGCGTTTCTGGCGGAACGAGTCGCATTTTCTGCGTCCCCTTGTATGGCTGGCAGTGCTCCTTGTGCACGCCGGGTATACTTTGTTTGTGTTGTTTGAGGAGCGGAAAGCACGACGCGAACAACGCGTCTAA